A window of the Dioscorea cayenensis subsp. rotundata cultivar TDr96_F1 chromosome 14, TDr96_F1_v2_PseudoChromosome.rev07_lg8_w22 25.fasta, whole genome shotgun sequence genome harbors these coding sequences:
- the LOC120276445 gene encoding putative serine/threonine-protein kinase — MSGTLVVALIAAAGVVAFVGIIFLLWYCLFRKSISRTSETNSSEPSIQAGGNVELSGGVSYPSGLQGARSFSLEELNLATKNFSSVNLIGYGRFGEVYKGLLQDGMIVAIKSRQAAPSREFVEEVRNLSTIRHRNLVSLLGFCQEKDLQMLVYEYIPNGSVSSHLYGANQMSSEKLEFKNRLSIAHNAAKGLAHLHGFDPPVIHKNFKTANVLVDEDFIPKVADAGLRNLMERIGGASSTSQMIVDDVFIDPEVKHSGTFCAKSDVYSFGVFLLELVSGRDARTDQSLIAKVQNYQDPSTISSLVDSRMGSSFTTEGMKEFLRLAFWCLNTSSERRPPMSFVVLELNRIHEKEISLTTVMGEGTPTVTLGSHLFTAAR, encoded by the exons ATGTCAGGAACTCTTGTAGTAGCTCTCATAGCTGCTGCAGGAGTGGTGGCATTTGTGGGGATAATTTTTCTACTATGGTATTGCTTATTTCGTAAAAGTATTTCAAGAACTTCGGAAACTAATTCATCAGAACCATCGATACAGG CCGGAGGAAATGTCGAACTGTCCGGGGGTGTGTCTTACCCGTCCGGCTTGCAAGGCGCAAGATCCTTCTCTCTTGAAGAATTAAATCTTGCTACCAAAAACTTCAGCAGCGTTAATCTTATTGGATATGGTAGATTTGGAGAAGTGTATAAGGGTTTGCTTCAAGATGGGATGATCGTTGCCATTAAAAGTCGTCAAGCTGCCCCTAGTCGGGAATTTGTTGAAGAG gTACGTAATTTATCAACTATTCGGCATCGAAATCTAGTGAGCCTCTTGGGATTTTGTCAAGAAAAGGACTTGCAGATGCTCGTTTATGAGTACATACCGAATGGCAGTGTTTCCAGCCATTTATATG GTGCCAATCAGATGTCGAGTGAAAAGCTAGAATTCAAGAACAGGCTCTCGATAGCCCACAACGCAGCTAAAG GTCTGGCTCACTTGCATGGTTTTGATCCTCCGGTGATACATAAGAACTTTAAGACGGCAAATGTCCTAGTGGATGAGGATTTCATTCCTAAAGTTGCAGATGCTGGGCTCCGAAATTTGATGGAAAGAATTGGTGGTGCCTCTTCAACCTCCCAAATGATAGTGGACGATGTTTTCATCGATCCTGA GGTAAAGCATTCAGGGACTTTCTGTGCAAAGAGTGATGTTTATAGTTTTGGagtttttcttcttgaattgGTTAGCGGACGGGATGCTAGAACAGATCAAAGTCTCATTGCAAAG GTACAAAACTATCAAGACCCGAGCACCATCTCATCCCTCGTTGATTCCCGAATGGGCAGCAGTTTCACCACAGAAGGCATGAAAGAGTTCTTGAGGCTTGCCTTCTGGTGCCTGAACACATCTTCAGAAAGACGCCCACCGATGAGTTTTGTCGTGTTAGAGCTCAACAGAATacatgaaaaagaaatcagCCTGACAACGGTCATGGGCGAAGGTACCCCGACCGTCACCCTTGGAAGCCACCTCTTTACAGCAGCAAGATAA